The following proteins are encoded in a genomic region of Micropterus dolomieu isolate WLL.071019.BEF.003 ecotype Adirondacks linkage group LG04, ASM2129224v1, whole genome shotgun sequence:
- the coro2aa gene encoding coronin-2A isoform X2: protein MTWRPQYRSSKFRHVFGKAATKESCYDGVPITRSVQDNNFCAVNPRFLAVITECAGGGAFLVLSVHHTGKVDPHHPRVSGHRGNVLDIKWNPFNDYCIASCSEDTTVKVWEIPPHGVFKTLTVPWKELQGHSRRVGLIEWHPTANNILFSTAYDYQVMIWNLDCPEQVIKNPVRTISHHTDVILSMSFNTDGSLLATSCKDRKVRLIETRSGNLLQEANCKTHKASKVLILGNMKMLLTTGTSRWNDRQMALWDQDDLSVPLLQENLDGSSGVLFPFYDPDTHMLYIVGKGDGNIRYYEISSEKPYLHYLTEYRSHLPQKGMGVMPKRGLDVSSCEVFRFYKLVTIKSLIEPLSMIVPRRSESYQEDIYPMTAANKPALTAEEWLSGIDRGPVLMNLKPGSQAPESYSEMSKGLGNSQDTRRSQSRPGMLQLAYIQDQMGTKDSKGDGGNAEDDRSRTPVSNGEDLALCSPPRTENELRLKFHKQQEEIRRLRELLNQRDVRVKQLELEIKNIKNTQSQSSL, encoded by the exons aTGACATGGCGTCCTCAGTACCGCAGCTCCAAGTTCCGCCACGTGTTTGGTAAGGCCGCCACCAAGGAGAGCTGCTATGATGGCGTGCCAATCACACGCAGCGtccaggacaacaacttctgtgCTGTCAACCCACGTTTCCTGGCAGTCATCACTGAGTGTGCCGGGGGAGGGGCCTTCCTGGTCCTGTCTGTCCATCAT ACAGGTAAAGTGGACCCTCACCACCCTAGAGTGTCGGGCCACAGAGGCAACGTGTTAGACATCAAATGGAATCCCTTCAATGACTACTGCATCGCCTCTTGCTCTGAGGACACCACg GTGAAAGTGTGGGAAATCCCTCCTCATGGTGTGTTCAAGACCCTCACAGTACCGTGGAAGGAGCTTCAGGGTCACAGCCGCAGAGTGGGCCTCATCGAGTGGCACCCGACTGCTAACAACATCCTCTTCAGTACAGCCTATGACTACCag GTGATGATCTGGAATCTGGACTGTCCAGAACAGGTGATCAAGAACCCTGTGCGGACAATCAGCCACCACACAGATGTTATCCTCTCCATGTCTTTCAACACAGATGGCAGCCTCTTAGCCACCTCCTGCAAGGACAGGAAGGTGCGACTCATTGAGACACGCTCAGGAAACCTGCTGCAG gaaGCAAACTGCAAGACGCACAAAGCCAGTAAGGTGCTGATTCTGGGTAACATGAAGATGCTCCTCACAACAGGCACTTCACGTTGGAATGATCGACAGATGGCTCTGTGGGATCAG GACGACCTGTCTGTGCCTTTGTTACAAGAGAACCTGGATGGTTCGTCAGGAGTCCTTTTTCCTTTCTACgaccctgacacacacatgctctaCATTGTTGGGAAG GGTGACGGAAATATCAGGTACTATGAGATCAGCTCAGAAAAACCTTATCTCCACTACCTAACAGAGTACCGCTCGCACCTACCTCAGAAAGGAATGG GTGTGATGCCAAAGAGAGGTCTGGATGTGAGCTCCTGTGAGGTGTTCAGGTTCTACAAACTGGTGACAATCAAGAGTCTCATTGAGCCCCTTTCCATGATCGTGCCCCGCAGG TCGGAGTCGTACCAAGAAGACATCTATCCAATGACAGCTGCTAACaagcctgctttgactgcagaGGAGTGGCTCAGTGGCATCGATAGAG GCCCAGTGCTGATGAATCTGAAGCCTGGAAGTCAAGCACCAGAGTCATATTCAGAGATGAGCAAGGGCCTGGGAAACTCGCAGGACACTCGCAGGTCTCAGAGCAGACCAGGCATGCTACAGCTGGCGTACATTCAGGACCAAATGGGAACCAAAGACAGCAAGGGAGACGGCGGCAATGCAGAGGATGACAGGAGTCGGACACCCGTCAGCAACGGAGAAGACCTCGCACTTTGTTCACCCCCGAGAACAGAGAACGAG TTGCGTCTGAAGTTCCACAAGCAGCAGGAGGAAATCCGACGGCTGAGGGAGCTCCTCAATCAGAGGGATGTGCGCGTCAAACAGCTGGAGCTGGAGATTAAGAACATCAAGAACACCCAGTCTCAGAGCTCACTTTAA
- the coro2aa gene encoding coronin-2A isoform X1: protein MTVSKMTWRPQYRSSKFRHVFGKAATKESCYDGVPITRSVQDNNFCAVNPRFLAVITECAGGGAFLVLSVHHTGKVDPHHPRVSGHRGNVLDIKWNPFNDYCIASCSEDTTVKVWEIPPHGVFKTLTVPWKELQGHSRRVGLIEWHPTANNILFSTAYDYQVMIWNLDCPEQVIKNPVRTISHHTDVILSMSFNTDGSLLATSCKDRKVRLIETRSGNLLQEANCKTHKASKVLILGNMKMLLTTGTSRWNDRQMALWDQDDLSVPLLQENLDGSSGVLFPFYDPDTHMLYIVGKGDGNIRYYEISSEKPYLHYLTEYRSHLPQKGMGVMPKRGLDVSSCEVFRFYKLVTIKSLIEPLSMIVPRRSESYQEDIYPMTAANKPALTAEEWLSGIDRGPVLMNLKPGSQAPESYSEMSKGLGNSQDTRRSQSRPGMLQLAYIQDQMGTKDSKGDGGNAEDDRSRTPVSNGEDLALCSPPRTENELRLKFHKQQEEIRRLRELLNQRDVRVKQLELEIKNIKNTQSQSSL, encoded by the exons aTGACATGGCGTCCTCAGTACCGCAGCTCCAAGTTCCGCCACGTGTTTGGTAAGGCCGCCACCAAGGAGAGCTGCTATGATGGCGTGCCAATCACACGCAGCGtccaggacaacaacttctgtgCTGTCAACCCACGTTTCCTGGCAGTCATCACTGAGTGTGCCGGGGGAGGGGCCTTCCTGGTCCTGTCTGTCCATCAT ACAGGTAAAGTGGACCCTCACCACCCTAGAGTGTCGGGCCACAGAGGCAACGTGTTAGACATCAAATGGAATCCCTTCAATGACTACTGCATCGCCTCTTGCTCTGAGGACACCACg GTGAAAGTGTGGGAAATCCCTCCTCATGGTGTGTTCAAGACCCTCACAGTACCGTGGAAGGAGCTTCAGGGTCACAGCCGCAGAGTGGGCCTCATCGAGTGGCACCCGACTGCTAACAACATCCTCTTCAGTACAGCCTATGACTACCag GTGATGATCTGGAATCTGGACTGTCCAGAACAGGTGATCAAGAACCCTGTGCGGACAATCAGCCACCACACAGATGTTATCCTCTCCATGTCTTTCAACACAGATGGCAGCCTCTTAGCCACCTCCTGCAAGGACAGGAAGGTGCGACTCATTGAGACACGCTCAGGAAACCTGCTGCAG gaaGCAAACTGCAAGACGCACAAAGCCAGTAAGGTGCTGATTCTGGGTAACATGAAGATGCTCCTCACAACAGGCACTTCACGTTGGAATGATCGACAGATGGCTCTGTGGGATCAG GACGACCTGTCTGTGCCTTTGTTACAAGAGAACCTGGATGGTTCGTCAGGAGTCCTTTTTCCTTTCTACgaccctgacacacacatgctctaCATTGTTGGGAAG GGTGACGGAAATATCAGGTACTATGAGATCAGCTCAGAAAAACCTTATCTCCACTACCTAACAGAGTACCGCTCGCACCTACCTCAGAAAGGAATGG GTGTGATGCCAAAGAGAGGTCTGGATGTGAGCTCCTGTGAGGTGTTCAGGTTCTACAAACTGGTGACAATCAAGAGTCTCATTGAGCCCCTTTCCATGATCGTGCCCCGCAGG TCGGAGTCGTACCAAGAAGACATCTATCCAATGACAGCTGCTAACaagcctgctttgactgcagaGGAGTGGCTCAGTGGCATCGATAGAG GCCCAGTGCTGATGAATCTGAAGCCTGGAAGTCAAGCACCAGAGTCATATTCAGAGATGAGCAAGGGCCTGGGAAACTCGCAGGACACTCGCAGGTCTCAGAGCAGACCAGGCATGCTACAGCTGGCGTACATTCAGGACCAAATGGGAACCAAAGACAGCAAGGGAGACGGCGGCAATGCAGAGGATGACAGGAGTCGGACACCCGTCAGCAACGGAGAAGACCTCGCACTTTGTTCACCCCCGAGAACAGAGAACGAG TTGCGTCTGAAGTTCCACAAGCAGCAGGAGGAAATCCGACGGCTGAGGGAGCTCCTCAATCAGAGGGATGTGCGCGTCAAACAGCTGGAGCTGGAGATTAAGAACATCAAGAACACCCAGTCTCAGAGCTCACTTTAA